A genomic window from Cloacibacillus evryensis DSM 19522 includes:
- a CDS encoding xanthine dehydrogenase family protein molybdopterin-binding subunit, translating into MKENYSYAGRSYPINDAVYKTTGEMIYASDIRLPGMLYLELACSTHPHARIRAVDSRAARRLRGVVEVFSYENSPHKRYNNCRKTPLQQGVPEDKLLYTDRARYVGDVVAGVLAESREAAEEGARRLVIDYEDLPAAVSMSESTAPDACPVHDGGNILCNVDFSCGGGTEAGLTESGRCRSSLSSQQMNHITMETHAYLADYRNGELTIWTPTQGIYGVRTVVCDLFGLPYNMVRVVKVPMGGSFGGKQEFIYEPHAAYAALQSGRPVRLHLSRRQAIVSTTCRPSLETAIEMGFTKEGRITECHVLNDANAGAYAGNAVNLEDTMKAKMTRSYKFPSFHFKGRAIYTNTPIGGGMRGWGAPEMVTPLEIFLNAAARRLGLDPVELRLRNTYDPGDSEIAHGLSLGNCRGKDCLTIGAKEFSWDERRKRPREKGRLRRGIGVAYGGYQNGFYPRPSNLSVMTIKMNEDGSVCLQTSVHEVGCGTVRSLQIIAAEILSVAPDKIYVTEGDTKYTQFDLGSYGSRTTFIAGECARRAALALKDSLLKAAASLLGLPETELELRDEYVISASHPEVKMSYAEAASRALMEKGVALYDAVEWKGVSNPGSFVANFAEAEVDTLTGMVRVTDFLSVNDVGFALNRQMVENQVRGGIQMAAGYALCEDVAVDAAGNPKNDRLSRYHTLNSADMPRVRVVLVEEGGDEGPFGAKTIGEVCTIAGTAAIASAVSDALGKEITALPLTPERIVKWITTEGVPDDDQL; encoded by the coding sequence TTGAAAGAAAATTACAGCTACGCGGGCAGATCATATCCTATCAACGACGCCGTCTATAAGACGACCGGCGAGATGATATATGCCTCGGACATCAGACTGCCGGGGATGCTCTATCTGGAGCTGGCGTGCAGCACGCACCCGCACGCGAGGATACGCGCCGTCGATTCACGCGCGGCGCGCCGGCTGCGGGGAGTAGTCGAGGTATTCTCCTACGAGAATTCTCCGCATAAGAGGTACAACAACTGCCGCAAGACGCCGCTCCAGCAGGGCGTGCCCGAGGACAAGCTGCTCTACACGGACCGCGCGCGCTATGTCGGCGACGTCGTCGCTGGCGTCCTCGCCGAGAGCAGGGAGGCGGCGGAAGAGGGAGCGCGCCGGCTCGTCATCGATTACGAAGACCTGCCGGCGGCGGTCTCCATGAGCGAAAGCACGGCTCCGGACGCCTGCCCCGTACATGACGGCGGCAACATCCTCTGCAATGTTGATTTCTCCTGCGGCGGCGGCACGGAAGCGGGGCTGACGGAGAGCGGCCGCTGCCGGTCGTCGCTCTCGTCGCAGCAGATGAACCATATAACTATGGAAACCCACGCTTATCTGGCCGACTATAGAAACGGCGAGCTGACGATATGGACGCCGACGCAGGGTATTTACGGCGTCAGGACCGTCGTCTGCGACCTCTTCGGCCTCCCCTACAATATGGTGCGGGTCGTCAAGGTGCCGATGGGAGGCTCCTTTGGCGGCAAACAGGAGTTTATATACGAGCCTCACGCCGCCTACGCGGCGCTGCAGAGCGGACGGCCGGTGAGGCTGCATCTGAGCCGGCGGCAGGCCATCGTCTCCACCACTTGCCGGCCCTCGCTGGAAACGGCGATCGAAATGGGCTTCACCAAAGAGGGGCGGATCACGGAATGCCATGTGCTCAACGACGCCAATGCCGGAGCTTACGCGGGAAACGCGGTCAACCTTGAGGATACGATGAAGGCAAAAATGACAAGGAGCTATAAGTTTCCCTCCTTCCATTTCAAGGGACGAGCGATCTATACGAACACGCCGATCGGCGGCGGCATGCGCGGCTGGGGCGCTCCCGAGATGGTCACGCCGCTCGAGATATTCCTCAACGCCGCCGCGCGCAGGCTGGGGCTCGACCCCGTCGAGCTGCGGCTGCGCAACACCTACGACCCCGGCGACAGTGAGATCGCGCACGGCCTCTCCCTCGGCAACTGCCGCGGAAAAGACTGCCTGACGATCGGAGCAAAAGAGTTCTCCTGGGACGAGCGTCGGAAGCGCCCCCGTGAGAAGGGGCGCCTGCGCCGAGGCATCGGCGTCGCCTACGGCGGCTATCAGAACGGCTTTTATCCGCGCCCCAGCAACCTCTCCGTGATGACGATAAAGATGAACGAGGACGGCTCCGTCTGTCTGCAGACATCGGTGCACGAGGTCGGCTGCGGCACGGTGCGCTCGCTGCAGATAATCGCCGCGGAGATATTGTCCGTCGCTCCCGACAAGATATATGTCACAGAAGGCGACACGAAATACACGCAGTTCGACCTCGGCTCATACGGCAGCCGCACGACCTTCATCGCCGGCGAGTGCGCGCGGCGCGCCGCCCTCGCCCTGAAGGATTCGCTGCTGAAAGCCGCGGCCTCGCTGCTCGGGCTGCCGGAGACGGAGCTTGAGCTGCGCGATGAATACGTCATCTCCGCGTCACACCCGGAGGTAAAGATGAGTTACGCCGAGGCCGCCTCCCGGGCGCTGATGGAAAAAGGCGTCGCCCTCTACGACGCGGTGGAATGGAAGGGCGTCTCCAACCCCGGCTCCTTCGTCGCGAACTTCGCGGAGGCGGAGGTGGATACCCTCACCGGCATGGTAAGGGTGACCGACTTCCTCTCCGTCAACGACGTAGGCTTCGCGCTGAACCGGCAGATGGTGGAAAACCAGGTGCGCGGCGGCATCCAGATGGCCGCGGGCTACGCTCTCTGCGAGGACGTCGCCGTGGACGCCGCGGGAAATCCAAAAAACGACCGGCTGAGCCGCTATCACACGCTCAACAGCGCCGACATGCCGCGGGTACGGGTCGTGCTCGTCGAAGAGGGCGGCGACGAGGGGCCCTTCGGCGCGAAGACGATCGGCGAAGTCTGCACGATCGCGGGGACCGCCGCCATCGCGAGCGCCGTGAGCGACGCGCTGGGCAAGGAGATAACGGCGCTGCCGCTGACGCCAGAGAGGATAGTCAAATGGATAACGACGGAGGGGGTTCCCGATGATGATCAGCTTTGA
- a CDS encoding aconitase X swivel domain-containing protein: MPDKEYGCRGIAAGAAGGELLISADDICFYMCDPKTGRIIEDGHSLNGVDVSGKILVFPGGKGSSSVQLDGLYQLMLNGKSPGGMIVEYADTILVTCAILMKIPLVDRLPGEFYENAADGVLCRLDADKGTVALSD; encoded by the coding sequence ATGCCGGATAAAGAATACGGCTGCCGCGGGATCGCCGCGGGAGCGGCCGGCGGTGAGCTTTTAATTTCGGCCGACGACATCTGCTTTTACATGTGCGACCCGAAGACGGGACGGATCATTGAAGACGGGCACTCACTCAACGGCGTCGACGTCTCGGGTAAGATCCTCGTCTTCCCCGGAGGCAAGGGCAGCTCCTCGGTGCAGCTCGACGGCCTTTATCAGCTGATGCTGAACGGAAAGAGCCCGGGGGGAATGATCGTCGAGTACGCAGACACGATCCTCGTCACCTGCGCCATTCTGATGAAGATCCCGCTTGTCGACCGGCTGCCGGGAGAATTTTATGAAAACGCCGCCGACGGCGTCTTATGCAGGCTCGACGCGGATAAGGGAACGGTCGCTCTTTCAGACTGA